In Drosophila nasuta strain 15112-1781.00 chromosome 2R, ASM2355853v1, whole genome shotgun sequence, a single genomic region encodes these proteins:
- the LOC132784461 gene encoding UDP-glycosyltransferase UGT4-like codes for MKTAQVFVALFTLLLCTRSTQSENILGIFSYTFSTPYKVAKPYFEALVHNGHNVTIISSKELLPDIENVRHIRVAGLDRIIEHIMNFDYSDCLYSKWKESLVASSFHYNMSHAILSDSGVQSLLHDKSEHFDMIVVEPTYSDALIGFAEHFNASLVGLSTFGSSWLIDHLAGNSAPSVYRPIQPMGYSHGDSLLDKWNNWIYISEEWLIDRLLILPGQLELFTRHFQLPSSRLFERRTSYSLIMINQHFSLGRVRSNVPNVIEVAGMHMAEPSESLEPELLDFVNGAEHGVIYFSMGMEILNRWLPKNMEQKMQQTFSQLKQRVVWKHEMHTMVNKSDNVFLSPMASQRQLLEHPNMKLFITHGGLLSTTEAAHSGVPMLALPIYFDQFDNVERMLKMGVARKLDINTLTVELLTNNIKELLQNPIYALKAKELSTRFRDQPTTALERAIWWTEYVLRHKGAPHMRMTDHDMAFVPYYKLNIFSILFGRIAFSGLVVLFACIFAINFFLKEFQKIAEEPSVFYTSTCMKRKSETLLTVNR; via the exons ATGAAGACTGCTCAAGTTTTCGTCGCTTTGTTCACGCTTCTTTTGTGCACGCGGTCAACGCAATCGGAAAATATTCTAGGAATATTTTCATACACTTTTAGTACTCCCTACAAAGTGGCTAAACCGTATTTCGAAGCTCTAGTACACAACGGACATAATGTAACTATCATCTCATCGAAAGAACTTCTACCGGACATCGAGAACGTACGCCACATTCGCGTTGCTGGTCTAGATCGGATCATAGAAC ACATCATGAACTTTGATTATTCAGATTGCTTGTACAGCAAATGGAAGGAATCTTTAGTAGCCTCCAGCTTTCATTACAACATGTCACACGCCATTCTCAGTGATTCAGGAGTGCAATCGTTGCTACATGATAAATCCGAGCATTTCGACATGATTGTCGTAGAGCCAACGTATTCTGATGCGCTTATTGGATTCGCAGAGCATTTTAATGCTTCCCTCGTTGGTTTGTCTACGTTTGGTTCCTCTTGGTTGATTGATCATTTGGCTGGAAACTCGGCGCCAAGTGTTTACAGACCCATACAACCAATGGGCTATTCTCATGGTGATTCGCTGTTGGATAAATGGAACAATTGGATTTACATATCCGAGGAATGGTTAATCGATAGATTGCTTATTTTACCTGGACAACTGGAGCTGTTCACACGACACTTTCAACTGCCATCGTCGCGTTTATTCGAGCGACGCACAAGCTATTCTCTGATTATGATCAATCAACACTTTAGCCTCGGTCGCGTTCGCTCCAATGTGCCGAATGTTATCGAAGTAGCGGGAATGCATATGGCTGAACCCAGTGAATCGCTCGAGCCGGAGTTGCTGGACTTTGTTAATGGGGCGGAGCACGGTGTCATTTACTTTTCCATGGGCATGGAGATTCTGAACAGATGGCTGCCCAAAAATATGGAACAAAAGATGCAGCAGACCTTTTCACAACTGAAGCAGCGAGTCGTGTGGAAACACGAGATGCATACAATGGTCAACAAGTCGGATAACGTCTTCTTGAGCCCCATGGCTTCGCAGCGTCAGCTGCTGGAGCACCCGAACATGAAGCTATTCATCACACATGGCGGCTTGTTGAGCACCACTGAGGCAGCACACTCTGGAGTGCCTATGTTGGCCTTGCCCATCTATTTCGATCAATTCGACAATGTGGAGCGCATGCTAAAGATGGGTGTGGCTCGTAAACTGGATATTAACACTTTAACAGTGGAACTTTTGACGAATAACATCAAAGAACTTCTGCAGAATCCCATATATGCGCTTAAGGCCAAGGAGCTGTCGACGCGTTTTCGCGACCAACCAACGACTGCCCTCGAGAGAGCCATCTGGTGGACAGAATACGTACTAAGGCACAAGGGAGCTCCGCATATGCGAATGACGGATCACGACATGGCATTTGTGCCTTATTATAAACTCAACATATTCTCCATACTCTTTGGTCGTATTGCGTTCTCCGGATTAGTTGTTCTCTTCGCCTGCATATTTGCTATAAACTTCTTTTTGAAGGAGTTTCAGAAAATTGCCGAGGAGCCATCGGTGTTTTACACATCTACATGTATgaagagaaagagtgagactCTGCTTACCGTTAACCGTTAA
- the LOC132784467 gene encoding UDP-glycosyltransferase UGT4-like, protein MKIARVVVALFAIFLCTRSTQSENILGIFWYTFSTPYKVVKPYIQALVNKGHNVTIISSVDLLPDIENVRHIRVAAIDQVRELVLTFDYTEWSASKWKESLIASSFHYNMSHGILSDSGVQSLLKDKSEHFDMIVLEPTYSDALIGFAEHFNASLVGLSTFGSSWLTDHLAGNSAPSIYRPIQPMGYSHGDSLLDKWNNWIYISEEWMIDRLVILPGQLELFTRYFQLPRSRLLERRTSYSLMMINQHFSLGRVRSNVPNVIEVAGMHMAEPSEPLEPELLEFMNGAEHGVIYFSMGMEIMNRWLPKNMEQKMLQTFAQLKQRVVWKHEEHTMLNKSDNIYLSPMASQRQLLEHPNMKLFITHGGLLSTIEAIYSGVPMLGLPIYFDQFDNVERVLQMGLARKLDINTLAEEHLMNNIKELLQNPIYALKAKETSRRFRDQPTSPIETAIWWTEYVLRHKGAPHMRMTDQDMAFVPYYKLNIFSILCGRIAFSAILVLLICVIVVNFMLKKFLRIVEELSMFYTTI, encoded by the exons ATGAAGATAGCTCGAGTTGTCGTCGCATTGTTCGCGATTTTCCTGTGCACGCGCTCAACACAATCGGAAAATATTCTAGGAATATTctggtatacttttagtacCCCCTACAAAGTGGTTAAACCGTATATTCAAGCCCTAGTAAACAAAGGACATAATGTAACTATCATCTCATCGGTAGATTTACTACCAGACATCGAGAACGTGCGCCACATTCGTGTTGCAGCTATAGATCAAGTTAGAGAAC TTGTATTGACTTTTGATTATACAGAGTGGTCAGCCAGCAAATGGAAGGAATCTTTAATTGCCTCCAGCTTTCATTATAACATGTCACACGGCATTCTCAGCGACTCAGGAGTGCAATCGCTGCTAAAAGATAAATCCGAGCACTTCGACATGATCGTTTTGGAGCCAACGTACTCAGATGCGCTTATTGGATTTGCAGAGCATTTTAATGCCTCCCTCGTTGGTTTGTCGACGTTTGGTTCCTCTTGGTTGACTGATCATCTAGCTGGAAACTCGGCCCCAAGTATCTACAGACCCATACAGCCAATGGGCTATTCTCATGGTGATTCGCTGTTGGATAAATGGAACAATTGGATTTACATATCCGAGGAGTGGATGATCGACAGATTGGTTATTTTACCTGGACAACTGGAACTGTTCACTCGATACTTTCAACTGCCAAGGTCACGTTTACTAGAGCGTCGTACATCTTACTcgctgatgatgatcaatCAGCACTTTAGCCTCGGTCGGGTTCGGTCCAATGTGCCCAATGTTATCGAGGTGGCGGGAATGCATATGGCAGAACCCAGTGAACCGCTCGAGCCAGAGTTGCTGGAGTTTATGAATGGGGCGGAGCACGGAGTCATTTACTTTTCCATGGGGATGGAGATTATGAACAGATGGCTCCCTAAGAACATGGAACAAAAGATGCTGCAGACCTTTGCACAGCTGAAGCAGCGAGTCGTGTGGAAGCACGAAGAGCACACGATGCTCAATAAGTCGGATAACATCTATTTAAGTCCCATGGCATCACAGCGTCAGCTCCTGGAGCACCCGAACATGAAGTTGTTCATTACACATGGCGGTCTGTTAAGCACTATCGAGGCAATATACTCGGGAGTGCCGATGTTGGGCTTGCCTATCTATTTCGATCAGTTCGATAATGTGGAGCGCGTGCTGCAGATGGGTTTAGCTCGTAAACTGGATATCAATACTCTCGCAGAGGAGCACCTGATGAATAACATCAAGGAACTGCTCCAAAATCCCATCTATGCTCTAAAGGCAAAGGAGACGTCCAGGCGATTTCGCGATCAGCCAACAAGTCCCATCGAGACTGCTATCTGGTGGACAGAATACGTACTAAGGCACAAGGGAGCTCCTCACATGCGAATGACGGATCAGGACATGGCATTTGTGCCCTACTATAAACTCAACATATTCTCGATACTCTGTGGTCGTATTGCGTTTTCTGCAATCCTTGTTCTCCTCATCTGCGTgattgttgttaattttatgttaaagAAGTTTCTGAGAATCGTTGAAGAGCTTTCCATGTTTTACACAACTATTTGA
- the LOC132784465 gene encoding UDP-glucosyltransferase 2-like, which yields MKTAKILVALFTLVLCTRSTQSANVLAIFAYSFSTPYSVVKPYIKALVHNGHNVTVISSKQLLADIENVRHIRVAAIDQVTEYVMNIDFSECLYSKWKESLVSSSFYYNVSIGILSDSRVQSLLHDKSEKFDMIVLEPTHSEAFIGFAEHFGASLVGLSTFGSSWLTDHLAGNSAPSVYRPVQPIGYSHGDSLVDKWNNWIYIAEEWLIDRLLILPGQLELFTRYFQLPSSRLFERRTSYSLMLINQHFSLGRVRSNVPNVIEVAGIHMAEPSEPLEPKLLDFVNGAEHGVIYFSMGMKILSRWLPKNIEQKMLQTFAQLKQRVVWKHEEHTMLNKSENIYLSHNVPQRQLLEHANVKLFITNGGLLSTIEAAYSGVPMLGLPIYFDQFDNVERMVKMDVARKLDINTLTEEQVMSTIKELLENPIYTLKAEEMSKRFRDQPTSPLEAAMWWTEYVLRHKGAPHMRMVEDDISFAPYYKLNIFSVLLARIAFSAFVIVLACAFVVHFIWKKLQRIREEPLAFYTSI from the exons ATGAAAACAGCTAAAATTCTCGTTGCTTTGTTCACGCTTGTCCTGTGCACGCGTTCGACACAATCGGCAAATGTTCTGGCAATATTCGCGTACTCTTTTAGTACGCCTTACTCAGTGGTTAAACCGTATATTAAAGCCCTAGTACACAATGGACATAATGTGACTGTTATCTCATCGAAACAACTTCTAGCGGACATCGAGAACGTGCGACACATTCGTGTGGCAGCCATAGATCAAGTCACAGAAT ATGTCATGAACATTGATTTTTCAGAGTGTTTATACAGCAAATGGAAAGAATCGTTGGTATCCTCCAGTTTCTATTACAACGTTTCGATCGGAATTCTCAGCGATTCAAGAGTGCAATCGCTGCTACACGACAAATCCGAAAAGTTTGACATGATCGTCTTAGAGCCAACGCACTCGGAAGCTTTTATTGGCTTCGCAGAGCACTTTGGTGCCTCCTTGGTTGGATTGTCCACGTTTGGCTCCTCTTGGTTGACCGATCATTTAGCCGGAAACTCGGCACCAAGTGTCTATAGACCCGTGCAGCCAATCGGCTATTCTCATGGAGATTCTCTGGTAGATAAATGGAACAATTGGATTTACATAGCCGAGGAATGGTTAATCGATCGATTGCTTATATTACCTGGACAACTGGAGTTGTTCACACGATACTTTCAATTGCCATCGTCGCGTTTATTCGAGCGACGCACAAGCTATTCCCTGATGTTGATCAATCAGCACTTTAGCCTCGGTCGCGTTCGCTCCAATGTGCCCAATGTTATTGAGGTGGCTGGCATACATATGGCTGAGCCCAGTGAGCCACTTGAGCCAAAGTTACTTGACTTTGTGAATGGTGCGGAGCACGGCGTCATTTACTTTTCCATGGGCATGAAGATTCTTAGCAGATGGCTCCCGAAGAACATTGAACAAAAGATGCTGCAGACTTTTGCACAGCTGAAGCAGCGAGTCGTGTGGAAGCACGAAGAGCACACGATGCTTAATAAGTCGGAAAACATCTACTTGAGTCATAATGTACCTCAACGTCAGCTGCTGGAACATGCCAACGTGAAGCTCTTCATCACAAACGGCGGCCTTCTGAGCACGATCGAGGCAGCATACTCGGGAGTTCCCATGTTGGGTTTGCCCATCTATTTCGATCAGTTTGATAATGTGGAACGTATGGTGAAGATGGACGTAGCCCGTAAGTTGGATATCAACACTCTGACAGAGGAGCAGGTAATGAGTACTATTAAGGAACTGCTAGAGAATCCAATTTACACGCTCAAGGCCGAGGAGATGTCCAAACGCTTTCGCGATCAACCAACCTCTCCATTGGAGGCAGCCATGTGGTGGACGGAGTATGTACTAAGGCACAAAGGAGCTCCTCACATGCGAATGGTAGAAGATGACATTTCCTTTGCGCCGTACTATAAACTCAATATATTCTCGGTCCTTCTTGCTCGCATTGCGTTTTCTGCATTCGTTATTGTCCTCGCTTGTGCTTTTGTTGTACATTTCATCTGGAAGAAGCTTCAGAGAATTCGGGAGGAGCCTTTGGCGTTTTATACATCTATTTGA
- the LOC132784462 gene encoding LOW QUALITY PROTEIN: UDP-glycosyltransferase UGT4-like (The sequence of the model RefSeq protein was modified relative to this genomic sequence to represent the inferred CDS: deleted 1 base in 1 codon), whose protein sequence is MEYNMKIARVVVVLLAFVLCKRPTQAENILGIFSYTFNTPYKVVKPYIKALVHNGHNVTIISSISFLPDIENVRHIRVAALDRLREIVLTFDHSEWSNSKWKESLVSCRFHYNMSHAILSDSGVQSLLKDKSEHFDMIVLEPTHSDALIGFAVHFNASLVGLSTFGFSWLTDHLAGNSAPSVYKPVKPLGYSHGNSLLDKWNNWIYIAEEWMIDRLLILPGQLNFFTQFFHLPSSLLLERRTSYSLMMINTHFSLGRVRSNVPNVIEVAGLHMAAPSEPLEPELLDFVNGAEHGVIYFSMGMEILTAWLPKTMKQKMLQTFSQLKQRVVWKHDVHAMPNKSDNVYLTSLAPQRQLLEHPNMKLFITNGGLLSTIESIYSGVPMLGMPIYFDQFDNVERMVKVGIARKLDINNPTEEQLMSNIKELLENPIYTLKAKEMSKRFRDQPTSPIKSAIWWTEYVLRHKGAPHMRMTDQDMAFVPYYKLNIFSVLFSRIAFSAFVVLLVCIIVVNFFLKEFQRNTETPSVFYPSN, encoded by the exons ATGGAGTACAACATGAAGATAGCTcgagttgttgtcgttttgttAGCGTTTGTTCTGTGCAAGCGTCCAACACAAGCGGAAAATATTCTAGGAATATTCTCATACACTTTTAATACCCCCTACAAAGTGGTTAAACCTTATATTAAAGCCCTAGTACACAACGGACATAATGTGACAATTATCTCATCAATAAGTTTTCTACCCGACATCGAGAATGTGCGTCACATTCGTGTTGCAGCTCTAGATCGGCTCAGAGAAA TTGTCTTGACGTTTGATCATTCAGAGTGGTCTAACAGCAAGTGGAAGGAATCTTTGGTATCCTGCAGATTTCATTATAACATGTCACACGCCATTCTCAGCGATTCGGGAGTGCAATCGCTACTAAAAGATAAATCCGAGCACTTCGACATGATCGTTTTGGAGCCAACGCATTCCGACGCTCTCATCGGCTTCGCAGTGCACTTTAATGCTTCTCTGGTTGGTTTGTCGACTTTTGGATTCTCTTGGTTGACCGATCATCTAGCTGGTAACTCGGCGCCAAGTGTTTACAAGCCCGTCAAACCATTGGGTTATTCTCATGGGAATTCACTGTTGGATAAATGGAATAATTGGATTTACATAGCCGAGGAATGGATGATCGATAGATTGCTTATTTTACCTGGCCAG TTGAACTTTTTTACACAGTTCTTTCATCTTCCATCATCACTTTTATTAGAGCGGCGCACATCTTACTCACTTATGATGATTAATACGCACTTTAGCCTCGGTCGTGTTCGGTCGAATGTGCCCAACGTTATCGAGGTGGCCGGTTTACATATGGCAGCGCCCAGTGAACCGCTCGAACCAGAGTTGCTGGACTTCGTGAATGGAGCGGAGCACGGCGTCATTTACTTTTCCATGGGCATGGAGATTCTTACAGCATGGCTGCCCAAAACCATGAAACAAAAGATGCTCCAGACATTCTCACAGCTAAAGCAGCGAGTCGTGTGGAAGCACGATGTGCACGCAATGCCTAACAAGTCGGATAACGTCTACTTGACTTCCTTAGCACCTCAGCGTCAGCTGCTGGAACATCCCAACATGAAGCTCTTCATCACAAACGGCGGTCTCCTTAGCACCATCGAATCAATATACTCGGGAGTTCCCATGTTGGGCATGCCCATCTATTTTGATCAGTTTGATAATGTAGAACGTATGGTGAAGGTAGGCATAGCTCGTAAGCTGGATATTAACAATCCCACAGAGGAGCAGTTGATGAGTAATATCAAGGAACTGCTAGAGAATCCAATTTACACGCTCAAGGCCAAGGAGATGTCCAAGCGCTTCCGGGATCAGCCAACAAGTCCCATTAAGAGCGCCATCTGGTGGACAGAATACGTACTAAGGCATAAGGGAGCTCCTCACATGCGAATGACGGATCAGGATATGGCATTTGTGCCTTATTATAAACTCAACATATTCTCGGTACTCTTCAGTCGCATTGCGTTCTCTGCGTTCGTTGTTCTCCTCGTCTGCATTATTGTTGTGAACTTCTTTTTAAAGGAGTTTCAAAGAAACACTGAGACGCCTTCGGTGTTTTACCCAtctaattga
- the LOC132784464 gene encoding UDP-glycosyltransferase UGT4-like, which yields MKTARVAIALFAIFLCTRRTQSENILGIFSYTFSTPYKVVKPYIQSLVNNGHNVTIISSISFLPNIENVRHIRVAALDRFIEHTLSFDYIEWSNSKWKESVMFSSFCYNMSHSILSDSGVQSLLQDKSEHFDMIVLEPTNSDALIGFADHFNASLVGLSTYGSSWLTDHLAGNSAPSIYRPVQPMGYSHSDSLLDRWNNWFYIAEEWMIDRLVILPRQLKLFTHFFQLPSSRFFERRTSYSLMIINQHFSLSRVRSNVPNIIEVAGLHMAEPSEPLEPELLDFVNRAEHGVIYFSMGMEILNKFLPKNMDEKMLQTFAQLKQRVVWKHEKLTMLNKSDNIYLSPMASQRQLLEHPNMKLFITHGGLLSTIEAVYSGVPMLGLPIYFDQFDNVECMVKMDLARKLDINTLTEEQLMNNIKELLQNPIYALKAKEMSKRFRDQPTSPIETAIWWTEYVLRHKGAPHMRMTDHDMAFFPYYKLNIFSILFCRIGFSAILVLLICVIVVKFISKEFLRIAEEPSVFYTHI from the exons ATGAAAACTGCTCGAGTTGCCATCGCTTTATTCGCGATTTTCCTGTGCACGCGTCGAACACAATCGGAAAATATTCTAGGAATATTCTCATATACTTTTAGTACCCCATACAAAGTGGTTAAACCCTATATCCAATCTCTAGTAAACAACGGACACAACGTAACAATTATCTCATCGATAAGTTTTCTACCGAACATCGAAAACGTTCGGCACATTCGTGTTGCAGCTTTAGATCGCTTTATAGAAC ATACCTTGTCCTTTGATTATATAGAATGGTCAAACAGCAAATGGAAAGAATCCGTAATGTTCTCCAGCTTTTGTTACAACATGTCGCACAGCATTCTCAGCGACTCAGGAGTGCAATCCTTGTTACAAGATAAATCCGAGCACTTTGACATGATCGTTTTGGAGCCAACGAACTCCGATGCGCTTATTGGCTTCGCTGATCATTTTAATGCCTCTCTCGTTGGTTTGTCGACGTATGGTTCTTCTTGGTTGACTGATCATCTAGCTGGAAACTCGGCGCCAAGTATCTATAGACCCGTACAGCCAATGGGCTATTCTCATAGTGATTCACTGTTGGATAGGTGGAACAATTGGTTTTATATAGCCGAGGAATGGATGATCGACAGACTGGTTATTTTACCTAGACAGCTGAAGCTGTTTACACACTTCTTTCAACTTCCATCATCGCGTTTTTTCGAGCGACGCACAAGCTATTCTTTAATGATAATCAATCAGCACTTTAGTCTAAGTCGTGTTCGGTCCAATGTGCCCAATATTATCGAGGTGGCTGGTTTACATATGGCAGAACCCAGTGAGCCACTTGAGCCAGAATTGCTGGACTTTGTGAATAGAGCGGAGCACGGCGTTATTTACTTCTCCATGGGCATGGAGATTCTTAACAAATTTCTCCCCAAGAACATGGATGAAAAGATGCTCCAGACCTTCGCACAGCTGAAGCAGCGAGTTGTGTGGAAGCACGAAAAGCTCACGATGCTCAATAAGTCTGATAACATCTACTTAAGTCCCATGGCATCACAGCGTCAGCTCCTGGAGCACCCGAACATGAAGCTTTTCATCACTCATGGCGGACTGTTAAGCACTATCGAGGCAGTGTATTCGGGAGTGCCGATGTTGGGCTTGCCTATCTATTTCGATCAGTTCGACAATGTGGAATGCATGGTAAAGATGGATTTAGCTCGTAAACTGGATATCAATACTCTCACAGAGGAGCAGCTGATGAATAACATCAAGGAACTGCTGCAGAATCCCATATATGCTCTCAAGGCAAAGGAAATGTCCAAGCGCTTCCGCGACCAGCCAACAAGTCCCATTGAGACTGCCATCTGGTGGACAGAATACGTACTAAGGCACAAGGGAGCTCCTCACATGCGAATGACGGATCACGACATGGCATTTTTTCCTTATTATAAACTCAACATATTCTCGATACTCTTTTGTCGTATTGGGTTTTCTGCAATCCTTGTTCTCCTCATCTGCGTGATTGTTGTGAAGTTTATCTCGAAGGAGTTTCTAAGAATCGCTGAAGAGCCTTCGGTGTTCTACACACATATTTAA
- the LOC132784463 gene encoding UDP-glycosyltransferase UGT4-like: MKTAQVFVALFALVLCTRSTQSENILGIFSYTFSTPYKVVKPYFEALVHNGHNVTIISPNKLLPDIENVRHIRISALDLLIEHALSFDYSEWTNSKWKESVMSCIFYYNMSHSILSDSGVQSLLQDKSEHFDMIVLEPTYSDALIGFAEHFNASLVGLSTFGSSWLTDYLAGNSAPSVYRPVQPVGFSLGNSLLDKWNNWIYIAEEWMIERFVVLPGQLKLFTHFFQLPSTRLFERRTSYSLMMINTHFSLGRVRSNVPNVIEVAGLHMAEPSEPLEPELLDFVNGAEHGVIYFSMGMEILTRWLPNSIEKKLLQTFSKLKQRVVWKHEEHTMLNKSENIYLSPMASQRQLMEHPNMKLFITHGGLLSTIEAIYSGVPMLGMPIYFDQFDNVERMVRVGVARKLDINSFTEEQLMNNIKELLQNPIYALKAKETSKRFRDQPTSPIETAIWWTEYVLRHKGAPHMRMTDQDMAFVPYYKLNIFSILFGRIAFSTILVLFVCVIVVKFILKEFLRIAEEPSVFYTPI, from the exons ATGAAGACTGCTCAAGTTTTCGTCGCTTTGTTCGCGCTTGTTTTGTGCACGCGGTCAACGCAATCGGAAAATATTCTAGGAATATTTTCATACACTTTTAGTACGCCCTACAAAGTGGTTAAACCGTATTTCGAAGCCCTTGTACATAACGGACATAATGTAACTATTATTTCACCGAATAAACTTCTACCGGACATCGAAAACGTGCGCCACATTCGCATTTCAGCTCTTGATTTGCTCATAGAAC ATGCCTTGTCGTTTGATTATTCAGAATGGACAAATAGCAAATGGAAAGAATCCGTAATGTCCTGCATCTTTTATTACAACATGTCGCACAGCATTCTTAGCGACTCAGGAGTGCAATCGTTGCTACAAGATAAATCCGAGCACTTTGACATGATCGTTTTAGAGCCAACGTACTCCGATGCGCTTATTGGATTCGCAGAGCATTTTAATGCCTCCCTCGTTGGTTTGTCAACGTTTGGTTCCTCTTGGTTAACTGATTATTTAGCTGGTAACTCGGCGCCAAGTGTTTATAGACCCGTGCAGCCAGTGGGCTTTTCTCTTGGTAATTCGCTGCTGGATAAGTGGAATAATTGGATTTACATAGCCGAGGAATGGATGATCGAAAGATTTGTAGTTTTACCTGGCCAACTGAAGCTGTTCACGCACTTCTTTCAACTTCCATCGACACGTTTATTTGAGCGACGAACATCATACTCTCTGATGATGATTAATACGCACTTTAGCCTCGGTCGCGTTCGCTCCAATGTACCCAACGTTATCGAGGTGGCCGGTTTACATATGGCAGAGCCCAGTGAACCGCTCGAACCAGAGTTGCTGGACTTTGTGAATGGAGCGGAGCACGGAGTCATTTATTTTTCCATGGGAATGGAGATTCTAACCAGATGGTTGCCCAATAGTATAGAAAAAAAGTTGCTGCAGACTTTCTCAAAACTGAAGCAGCGAGTCGTGTGGAAGCACGAAGAGCATACGATGCTCAATAAGTCAGAAAACATCTACTTGAGTCCCATGGCATCACAGCGTCAGCTTATGGAGCACCCGAATATGAAGCTTTTCATCACACATGGCGGACTGCTAAGCACCATTGAGGCAATATACTCGGGAGTTCCCATGTTGGGCATGCCCATCTATTTCGATCAGTTCGACAATGTGGAAAGAATGGTGAGGGTAGGCGTAGCTCGGAAACTGGATATCAACAGTTTCACAGAGGAGCAGCTGATGAATAATATCAAGGAACTGCTCCAAAATCCCATCTATGCTCTAAAGGCAAAGGAGACGTCCAAACGCTTTCGCGATCAGCCAACAAGTCCCATTGAGACCGCCATCTGGTGGACAGAGTATGTACTAAGGCACAAGGGAGCTCCACACATGCGAATGACGGATCAGGATATGGCCTTTGTGCCTTATTATAAACTCAACATATTCTCGATACTCTTCGGTCGTATTGCGTTCTCTACAATCCTCGTCCTCTTCGTCTGCGTGATTGTTGTGAAGTTTATCTTGAAAGAGTTTCTAAGAATCGCTGAAGAACCTTCGGTGTTCTACACACCTATTTAA